DNA from Amycolatopsis sp. DSM 110486:
ACGGCCATGCGCAGGTCACGAACATGGCTCACCCGGCCGGAATCCGGCTCGCTCAGACCCGCGAGCACCTCCAGCAGCGTGGTCTTGCCACCACCGTTGAGACCGACTACGCCGATGCGCTGTCCGGCGGCGACGCCGAGAGAAACGCTGTCCAGCAGCGGTTTCACCCCGTACGACTTGCTCACCGACTCCAGGTTGACCAGGTTGGCCATCCGATTCAGCCGATCCTTTCCACAATGGACAGATGTTCAGGCGTGCACACGCGGTGGCGTGCCACGGGGTGCGTCGTCGCCGCCGACCAGCCGGGCGCCAGGCACCGGGCCATGGGCGACGCGCACGGTTCGGCACACGCCGGCGCCGGACAGCTCGGCCGCCACCTCGACGGCGGCCTGCGCGTCGGCGCAGAGGAACGCGCACGTGGGCCCCGAGCCGGACACACACCCGGCCAGCGCACCCGCGTTCACGCCCGCGCGCAGCGTGCGGCGCAAGCCGGGACGCAGCGACACGGCGGCCGCCTGCAGGTCGTTGCCCAGCAGCAGCGCGAGCTGACGGGGGTCGCCCGACGCGAGGGCCTCGACGACCGGGGTGTGCGAGCCGATGCGCGGCGGGTTGCCTTCGGCGCGCAGGCGGTCGAGCTCGCCGAACACCTTCGGCGTCGACAGGCCTTCGGTGTCGAACGCGAGCACCCAGTGGAACGTGTGGCGCGACAGCACGGGCACGAGCTGCTCACCGCGGCCGGTGCCGAGCGCGGTGCCGCCGTAGAGTGCGAAAGGCACGTCGCTGCCGAGCTTGCCCGCGATGGCGGCCAGCTCGTCGCGCGTCACGTCGAGCTTCCACAGCGAGGCCAGGCCGACGAGCGTCGCCGCCGCGTCGGCGCTCCCGCCCGCCATACCGCCGGCGACGGGGATGCCCTTGCGCAGCACGATCCGCACCTTCAGGTCGTCTCCCTCGGCGCGGCCGGCGTAGGCGGAGAGCTCCTGGGCCGCGCGCCAGGCGAGGTTGGTGGCGTCGGTGGGCACCGACCCCTCCCCCTCGCCGAAGACCTCGAGCCCCGGGTCGTCGGTGGCCGCGACGGTCACCTCGTCCGTGAGCGACAACGCCTGGAAGACGGTGACCAAGTCGTGGTAGCCGTCCTCGCGCAGGTCACCGATGGCCAGGTGCAGGTTGACCTTGGCCGGGACCCGGACGGTGACTGGTGGTGGAACTACGGCGAGCACCCGTCAAGCCTACGTGGCCGGGCGCCTGGGCTCCCCACCAGGAGAAAACAGGCATCCTCAGGACGGCTGTCCCAACCTCTCGGACACGTCGACGCCAACCTTGGACCCCGGGACCCGCGCACCGCGCGAGGAAGGGCCCGTTGAAGGAATCGGAGTCCTTCAACGGGCCCTTCACGGCACCGACGGGGTCAGCTGGAATCAGGCGGCGACGCTCTGCGCGGCCCGCACGGCCGGCGTCACGTGAGCGCCGCGGTCGGCAATCCACGCCAGCGCCGCGTCGGCTCGCTCGCCGCGGACACCGATGCGGAAACGAGCGATCGGGGTGTCACCGATGCGCGTGAGTCCGCCGCCGATGGTGGCGACCTCCACGTCGAAGCGGCCGGCCGCCTCGGGCAGCAGGGCGCCGACGGACGCGAAGCCGATCAGCACGACGTCGGCGGACCGGTCGTACTTCGCGGCCTGCGCGCGGGCGGTCTCGATCGCCGGCAGCACCGCCTGCGCGGTCCAGCTGCCCGGCGAGGCGATGAGGTCGAGCACGTGACCGCGTTCGACGACCGCGCCGTCTTCGAGCACCGCGACGTCGTCGCAGACGCGGCGGACGACGCCGGCGTCCGGAGTGGTCAGCAGCACGGTGGTGCCCAGCTCGGCGCGCGCCCGGTCGAGCACGGCCAGCACGGCGCCGGCCTCCTCGGGGGCGATGCCGGCGGTGGGGTCGTCGGCGAGCAGCACGGCCGGGCCGGCGGCGAGTGCCCTGGCCACGGCGACGCGGCGCAGCTGGCCGGGCGTGAGGTCGGCCGGCTTCTGCGCGGCACGGGCGGTGAGGCCCACGAGGTCGAGCAGGTTGCCGACGCGGGTCTTGCGCTGCGGCCCGTCGATGCCGAGCTGCTCCAGCGGGGTGGCGATGTTGCCGGCGACGGTGCGCTCGGCGAGCAGCTCCGGCTTGGTGCCGACGACACCCAGCTGGCGGCGGACCTCACGCAGCCGGCGGCCGTCGAGCGCACCGGTGTTGAGGCCGTCGAGCCGCACGACACCGCGGTCCGGGCGCTCCTGCAGCGCGATGCAGCGGGCGAGCGTGGACTTGCCGGAGCCGGCGGGGCCCACCACGCCGAAGAGGGAACCGGCCTGCACGTCGACGCTCACATCACGCAGCGCGGCGACCGGATTTCCGTTGAGGGGAAAGGACTTGGACACGTTTTCGACAGTGATCACGAAGAGAGCTCCAGGCATGAGGCGCAGCACCGTTTCCGGGCGCGCCGGGCGTCACCGAATTACCGTCCTTTTCGGACGGTGCGCAGAATTGCGGAAGAAAGGATCAGGCGATGACTGTGGAGCGTCGACACGCACATACCGTGCGGCGACCTTCATCGACGACGCGCCGCCGGGTCAACAGGAGCGGGCGGGCTACCCTCTGCATCGGAAACAGCCTCCATCGGTCCTGGCTGTAGCACCTGCCCCATGGGGGGTGGTTGCTGCGACTTCGGCGAGCCAGGTCTCTCAGTCGCTCGGGATGGACGTTTCTGAGTAAAGCCGATCCCATTGGGTGAACGCAAGCGCGTTGGTGCAGATCACACGAGTGGTGGTGCCCGGATACCGGGACACCCGCAGCCACATCGTGGACCCCGAAAGCTCCGGCACCGAATTTCTTCCGCGCGGCGAATCCGGCGCCTATTCCACTGTGGACGCTGCCGATCCCTGGTGGAGCCGCGATTCCGGCACGGGAATCGCGGGGCAGCTCGCGCGTGGGTAAATGACGGTTCGGCGAGGTAGTTCGCCACGGCGAGACACTTCGTCTTCCCGGCCGGACGTCCACTCCCGTCCACGAGTCGAATCCGGACGTCCGTCACGCCCGTTTGTGATACGTGCGTATCGGATACAGTCGTACCACTACAGCGGAGGAGGACCGTGGCGCACCGGGTCGACCACGAGCAGCGCCGGCGCGAGATCGCCGGGGCGGTGTGGCGCATCGCGGCCGAACGCGGGCTCGACTCCGTGAGCATGCGCGAGGTGGCCGCCGAGGCAGGCGTGTCACTGCGGCTGGTGCAGTACTACTTCGAAACGAAGCACAACCTGCTCGTGTTGTCCCTGCGTTACCTCCATGAACGCGGCGAGCAGCGCACGCAGGCCCGCATCGCGGCACAGCTCGACCAGAGCGTGCGCGGCGTGGTCCGGACTCTGCTCACGGAGCTGCTCCCGCTGGACGCCGAGCGCGAACTGTCGCTACGCGTCCACCGCGCCTACTTCAGCCGCACCCACAGCGACCCGGCGCTGGCGAAGGTGTTCCTGCACGCCGAGACGCCGATCGAAGACCTGCTCACCAGCCTGTTGCGCCGCGTGGCGCTCCCGCCTGGCGTCCAGCCGCGGCACGAGGCCAACCTGCTGGTCGCGGGCTTCACCGGCCTGGGCCTCGACGTCCTGCACGGCCGCTTCACCCCGCCCGAAGTCCTCGCGACGCTGGACTACCACCTGCGCCGGATCTTTCAGGCTTGAGCCGCGAGCCGGACGAAGTCGTGCACGTCGAGCTGCTCGCCGCGCGTCTTCGGGTCGATTCCGGCCGCCACGAGGAGCTCGCCGGCGCGATCGGCCGAACCGGCCCAGCCGGCGAGGGCCGCGCGCAGCGTCTTGCGGCGTTGGGAGAACGCGGCGTCCACGACCGCGAACAGGCGTTGCCGCTCGACGCCCTCCATCGGAGTGCCGCGTTCGAAAGCCACGAGGGACGAGTCGACGTTCGGCACCGGCCAGAACACCGACCGCGGCACGGCGCCGACCTTGCGCGCCGGCCCGTACCAAGCGAGCTTCACGCTGGGCACGCCGTAGATGCGGCTGCCGGGACCGGCGGCCATGCGGTCGGCGACCTCCGTCTGCACCATCACCATCCCGCGCTGCAGCGAGGGAAGCTCGGCCAGCAGGTGCAGCACGACGGGGACCGCGACGTTGTACGGGAGGTTCGCGACCAGCGACACGGGTTCGGCCGGCAGATCAGCCGCGCTGATCCGCAACGCGTCGGCGCCGACCACGCTCAGCTGATCCGCGACGGAAGAAGCGCGTTCGGCGGCAGTGCGCGGAAGCCGCGCCGCCAGCTTCGGATCGATCTCGACGGCCACCACGCGGGCCCCGGCGTCGAGCAGGCCCAGCGTCAGCGACCCCAGCCCGGGTCCGACCTCGAGGACGACGTCGCCCGGCTGAACTCCGGCCAACTCGACGATGCGGCGAACCGTGTTGGGGTCGTGCACGAAGTTCTGGCCGAGCTTCTTCGTCGGCCGGACGTCGAGCTCGTCCGCCAGCCCGCGGATCTCGGCAGGCCCCAGCAGTTCAACCACCGGGGAAGCCTACCGAGCCTCGGGAACCGCCGAACTCAGGCCCGCTTGCCGCAGACCGGCCAGGCGCTGTAGCCACCGCGGGCGTCGCGGACCTTCTCGGCGATCGAGATCTGCTGGGCGCGCGAAGCCTGGTTCGGGTAGGACGCGTACGCGTCGCCGCCGTAGGCGTCCCAGGTGCGCTTGTCGAACTGGAGGCCGCCGTAGTAGCCGTTGCCGGTGTTGATGGACCAGTTGCCGCCGGCCTCGCACGCCGCGATGCGATCCCAGGCGGAACCGTCGCCGATCGCCGGGTCGGCGGGCTTCATCGAACCGACCTTGAGGATCTTCGGCTTGGCCTCGAGGAGGACCTTGACCGAGACCTGCTCGCGGGAGATCTCTTCGCCGTTCTTCTTGGTGACCTTGTAGGTCACCATCTTCTGGCCCGCGGTGCCCGGGTCCTCAACGGTGGTCTTGCCCAGCTCGAGCGTCGGGTCGTCGACCTTCTGCACGTCGGGGTCGATGGTCTCCTGCTGGTTGACCATCGAGACGCCCATGCGGCTGACGTGGACCTCGGCGCCGTCCTTGAGCGAGACGTTCAGGCCACCCTCGACCGCGTCATCCGGGCCGAGGCTCATCTTGAAGTCAGAGAGGAGCTCCTTGGTGGTCACCGCGTTGGTGGTGACCTGGCGCGGCGCGTTGGTGCCGTCGAAGAGCGTGACGTGCTTGAGGGTCTTGACCTGCACGGTCGAGCCCTCGAGCGGCAGCTCGCCGGTGCCCGGCATCGACGTCCAGGCGCCCTTGCCCATCATGTCGGCCATGCCGAGCTGGGTCATGGCCTCGCCGAGCGTGGTCGCGCGCACCCAGGACGGGCGGGACACACCGTCGACGACGAGGTTCAGCTGACGACCGCGCTCGAGCTTGATGACGCCGCCGTCACCGACCTCGGCCTGCGGCGAGGGCGAAAGCGAGTCGTGGGCGCCGACCGAAAGGCCGGCGTCTTCCAGGACCTCGCCGACGGTGTCGCCGTAGCTGTGGACGGTGACCTCGTGGCCGTCGACGTCGACGGTCACGCTCTTGTTCATCGCCAGCGCCGCGGCACCGCCGCCGCCGACGGCGATCAGGACCGACAGCACCGCACCCTTGAGGAAGCGGCGCTTCCAGACGCGGGTGGCCTCACGCAGGCCGTCCTCGACGGCGGCCTTCTTGGCCTCCGGAGAAGCGGTGCGGTCCTCGGCGAGCTCGTCCGGGAGGGCGAGCGGCGGGAGCATCGTGGTCTCGGCGTTGATCAGGCGGATCAGCTC
Protein-coding regions in this window:
- a CDS encoding 4-(cytidine 5'-diphospho)-2-C-methyl-D-erythritol kinase; amino-acid sequence: MLAVVPPPVTVRVPAKVNLHLAIGDLREDGYHDLVTVFQALSLTDEVTVAATDDPGLEVFGEGEGSVPTDATNLAWRAAQELSAYAGRAEGDDLKVRIVLRKGIPVAGGMAGGSADAAATLVGLASLWKLDVTRDELAAIAGKLGSDVPFALYGGTALGTGRGEQLVPVLSRHTFHWVLAFDTEGLSTPKVFGELDRLRAEGNPPRIGSHTPVVEALASGDPRQLALLLGNDLQAAAVSLRPGLRRTLRAGVNAGALAGCVSGSGPTCAFLCADAQAAVEVAAELSGAGVCRTVRVAHGPVPGARLVGGDDAPRGTPPRVHA
- a CDS encoding methionine ABC transporter ATP-binding protein, with the protein product MITVENVSKSFPLNGNPVAALRDVSVDVQAGSLFGVVGPAGSGKSTLARCIALQERPDRGVVRLDGLNTGALDGRRLREVRRQLGVVGTKPELLAERTVAGNIATPLEQLGIDGPQRKTRVGNLLDLVGLTARAAQKPADLTPGQLRRVAVARALAAGPAVLLADDPTAGIAPEEAGAVLAVLDRARAELGTTVLLTTPDAGVVRRVCDDVAVLEDGAVVERGHVLDLIASPGSWTAQAVLPAIETARAQAAKYDRSADVVLIGFASVGALLPEAAGRFDVEVATIGGGLTRIGDTPIARFRIGVRGERADAALAWIADRGAHVTPAVRAAQSVAA
- a CDS encoding TetR/AcrR family transcriptional regulator; translation: MAHRVDHEQRRREIAGAVWRIAAERGLDSVSMREVAAEAGVSLRLVQYYFETKHNLLVLSLRYLHERGEQRTQARIAAQLDQSVRGVVRTLLTELLPLDAERELSLRVHRAYFSRTHSDPALAKVFLHAETPIEDLLTSLLRRVALPPGVQPRHEANLLVAGFTGLGLDVLHGRFTPPEVLATLDYHLRRIFQA
- the rsmA gene encoding 16S rRNA (adenine(1518)-N(6)/adenine(1519)-N(6))-dimethyltransferase RsmA: MVELLGPAEIRGLADELDVRPTKKLGQNFVHDPNTVRRIVELAGVQPGDVVLEVGPGLGSLTLGLLDAGARVVAVEIDPKLAARLPRTAAERASSVADQLSVVGADALRISAADLPAEPVSLVANLPYNVAVPVVLHLLAELPSLQRGMVMVQTEVADRMAAGPGSRIYGVPSVKLAWYGPARKVGAVPRSVFWPVPNVDSSLVAFERGTPMEGVERQRLFAVVDAAFSQRRKTLRAALAGWAGSADRAGELLVAAGIDPKTRGEQLDVHDFVRLAAQA
- a CDS encoding resuscitation-promoting factor — encoded protein: MLERELDDTAYGELGFSDELYVTQQDVLAALGPDADAMMAEIDVDVDELIRLINAETTMLPPLALPDELAEDRTASPEAKKAAVEDGLREATRVWKRRFLKGAVLSVLIAVGGGGAAALAMNKSVTVDVDGHEVTVHSYGDTVGEVLEDAGLSVGAHDSLSPSPQAEVGDGGVIKLERGRQLNLVVDGVSRPSWVRATTLGEAMTQLGMADMMGKGAWTSMPGTGELPLEGSTVQVKTLKHVTLFDGTNAPRQVTTNAVTTKELLSDFKMSLGPDDAVEGGLNVSLKDGAEVHVSRMGVSMVNQQETIDPDVQKVDDPTLELGKTTVEDPGTAGQKMVTYKVTKKNGEEISREQVSVKVLLEAKPKILKVGSMKPADPAIGDGSAWDRIAACEAGGNWSINTGNGYYGGLQFDKRTWDAYGGDAYASYPNQASRAQQISIAEKVRDARGGYSAWPVCGKRA